The following are encoded in a window of Haloarcula halophila genomic DNA:
- a CDS encoding DUF7313 family protein, translated as MQPSVTLFGPLDTIMGSTAPGGVLVIEYVIMGLVIANLVTRQLAHRRHTKQYEDGGADALGRHPAHTASNVILILTSFYYMTLAHHGGMVMSMLVLGAIITDFFEFEARRVEARRDMPLERPKGSIFAAMLVLLYASYQSLFWVIAGPWDSVV; from the coding sequence ATGCAGCCATCCGTCACGCTCTTCGGGCCACTCGACACCATCATGGGGAGTACAGCCCCCGGTGGCGTGCTCGTGATCGAGTACGTTATCATGGGACTGGTGATCGCAAACCTCGTGACGCGGCAACTGGCCCACAGACGACACACCAAGCAGTACGAGGACGGCGGCGCGGACGCGCTCGGCCGCCATCCCGCCCACACCGCGAGCAACGTCATCCTCATCCTCACCTCGTTTTACTACATGACCCTGGCACACCACGGTGGGATGGTCATGTCGATGCTCGTCCTCGGTGCGATCATCACCGACTTCTTCGAGTTCGAGGCACGGAGAGTCGAAGCACGCCGGGATATGCCGCTCGAACGGCCGAAAGGATCGATCTTCGCGGCGATGCTCGTCCTGCTGTACGCCAGCTACCAGAGCCTGTTCTGGGTTATCGCCGGCCCCTGGGACTCCGTCGTCTGA
- a CDS encoding digeranylgeranylglycerophospholipid reductase, with protein sequence MSERFDVVIAGAGPAGAQCARDLAQREYDVLVLETESEDEFPRQSNKSTAGTFPSAMTAFNIPDDVVMNYTDDVVLESPNDHYVRTQTGAVLEFADFKRWLVAEGREHGATYRFDSRVSAPIMEGGEIAGVRYAGDEEVYADIVVDATGPAAPLAKKLGVCDLERDHQAIGIEYEFENIQVDHPQHADLTDSMMLRLDHDLAPGGYSWIFHTGADTAKVGLCYIQNEAHRENARDGWAIDDYLEYWLDTDPRFEDATRIEGTQAHRGSAHIQPPSSVSTDNFMAIGDTVPTIDPLWGEGIHKGMKSARAAAATADAALTPNTPDTSADSLAVYDRLWHSDVAPNQRKRLLMTELLYLAPNDRYDQLMRDLHRNDSDTLTEVNNGNFRAMTKLFHLSDVPLLWEYAQQKLPV encoded by the coding sequence ATGAGCGAGCGCTTTGACGTGGTGATCGCGGGGGCAGGGCCTGCGGGGGCACAGTGTGCCCGGGACCTGGCGCAGCGAGAGTACGACGTGCTGGTTCTGGAGACGGAATCCGAAGACGAGTTCCCACGTCAGAGCAACAAGTCCACAGCCGGAACGTTCCCTTCGGCGATGACGGCGTTCAACATTCCGGACGACGTCGTGATGAACTACACGGACGACGTCGTCCTGGAGTCACCGAACGACCACTACGTCCGCACACAGACCGGCGCCGTACTGGAGTTCGCCGACTTCAAGCGGTGGCTGGTCGCGGAAGGCCGCGAACACGGGGCGACCTACCGGTTCGATTCACGCGTCTCGGCGCCGATCATGGAAGGCGGGGAAATCGCCGGTGTACGATACGCCGGCGACGAGGAGGTGTACGCGGATATCGTCGTCGACGCGACGGGACCGGCAGCGCCGCTTGCCAAGAAACTCGGCGTCTGTGATCTCGAGCGGGACCACCAGGCCATCGGCATCGAGTACGAGTTCGAGAACATCCAGGTCGATCACCCCCAACACGCCGATCTGACCGACTCGATGATGTTGCGCCTCGATCACGACCTGGCACCGGGTGGCTACTCCTGGATCTTCCACACCGGCGCGGACACCGCCAAGGTCGGCCTCTGTTACATCCAGAACGAGGCCCACCGCGAGAACGCCCGCGACGGGTGGGCCATCGACGACTACCTGGAGTACTGGCTCGATACCGATCCCCGTTTCGAGGACGCAACGCGCATCGAGGGGACCCAGGCCCACCGCGGATCGGCCCACATCCAGCCGCCGTCGTCGGTGAGTACGGACAACTTCATGGCCATCGGCGACACCGTCCCGACGATCGATCCGCTGTGGGGCGAAGGCATCCACAAGGGGATGAAATCCGCCCGGGCGGCGGCGGCGACCGCCGACGCGGCGTTGACACCGAACACGCCCGATACGTCGGCGGATTCACTGGCCGTCTACGACCGCCTCTGGCACAGCGACGTGGCCCCGAATCAGCGGAAACGCCTGCTGATGACGGAGTTGCTGTATCTGGCGCCCAACGATCGATACGACCAGTTGATGCGTGACCTCCACAGGAACGACTCGGACACGCTGACGGAGGTCAACAACGGGAACTTCCGGGCGATGACGAAGCTGTTTCACCTCTCGGACGTGCCGCTGCTGTGGGAGTACGCTCAGCAGAAGCTCCCGGTCTGA
- a CDS encoding 2-oxoacid:ferredoxin oxidoreductase subunit beta codes for MSSDVRFTDFKSDKQPTWCPGCGDFGTMNGMMKALAETGNDPDNTFVVAGIGCSGKIGTYMHSYALHGVHGRALPVGIGVKMANPNLEVMVAGGDGDGYSIGAGHFIHAVRRNVDMSYVVMDNRIYGLTKGQASPTSREDFETGTTPDGPKQPPVNPKALALSAGATFIAQSFSSDAQRHAEIIQQAIEHDGFGFVNVYSPCVTFNDVDTYDYFRDAIVDLDETDHDPNNRDQAKDKILESDKEYMGVLYQNEDSVPFEQREGIDSSMAEIPDGAPEGAMDLVREFY; via the coding sequence ATGAGCTCAGACGTTCGATTCACAGATTTCAAGTCCGACAAGCAACCGACGTGGTGTCCCGGCTGTGGCGACTTCGGGACGATGAACGGCATGATGAAGGCCCTGGCCGAGACGGGCAACGATCCCGACAACACGTTCGTCGTCGCCGGGATCGGCTGTTCCGGGAAGATCGGGACCTACATGCACAGCTACGCCCTCCACGGCGTCCACGGCCGCGCCCTGCCGGTGGGCATCGGCGTGAAGATGGCCAACCCCAACCTGGAAGTGATGGTCGCCGGCGGCGACGGCGACGGCTACTCCATCGGTGCCGGCCACTTCATCCATGCCGTCCGCCGGAACGTCGACATGTCCTACGTCGTCATGGACAACCGCATCTACGGGCTGACGAAGGGTCAGGCCTCCCCGACCTCGCGTGAGGACTTCGAGACGGGGACGACTCCCGACGGACCGAAACAGCCCCCGGTCAACCCGAAGGCCCTGGCGCTGTCGGCCGGCGCGACGTTCATCGCACAGTCGTTCTCCTCGGACGCCCAGCGCCACGCCGAGATCATCCAGCAGGCCATCGAACACGACGGCTTCGGTTTCGTCAACGTCTACTCGCCGTGCGTGACGTTCAACGACGTCGACACCTACGACTACTTCCGGGACGCCATCGTGGACCTCGACGAGACGGACCACGACCCGAACAACCGCGACCAGGCCAAGGACAAGATCCTCGAATCCGACAAGGAGTACATGGGCGTGCTCTACCAGAACGAGGACTCCGTCCCCTTCGAACAGCGTGAGGGTATCGACTCCTCGATGGCCGAGATCCCCGACGGTGCTCCCGAGGGCGCGATGGACCTAGTGCGGGAGTTCTACTAG
- a CDS encoding transcriptional regulator — protein MREASRTTRQRIADRLREEAMAAGAIATTFEIQTSDALTHVEHIAKSLEPTDEQLLVAPPECEECGFSDFDDLTNRPSRCPECKCESITEPAYRIG, from the coding sequence ATGCGCGAGGCAAGTCGAACGACGCGCCAGCGCATCGCTGATCGGTTACGCGAGGAAGCGATGGCCGCGGGCGCTATCGCGACTACCTTCGAGATACAGACCAGCGACGCGCTCACACACGTCGAACACATCGCGAAATCGCTGGAGCCGACCGACGAGCAGTTGCTCGTCGCTCCGCCCGAATGCGAGGAGTGTGGGTTCAGCGACTTCGACGACCTGACGAACCGCCCCAGTCGGTGTCCCGAGTGCAAGTGCGAGAGTATCACCGAACCGGCCTACCGGATCGGATAG
- a CDS encoding Rieske (2Fe-2S) protein, whose translation MDEDSRIAAVDEIPEDGSFLFTVRDGFDTEEAILVRLSDGVVAFENYCPHWRDIRLDKGSGAPRRDGELVCEKHGATFECDTGHCTYGPCEGAVLEEIDVTTADGSVYLADDRYEFEKRGSSGDHDLSSRGRIGFSGQ comes from the coding sequence ATGGACGAGGACAGTCGTATCGCGGCAGTCGACGAGATCCCCGAAGACGGGAGTTTCCTGTTTACCGTCCGGGACGGCTTCGACACCGAGGAGGCGATCCTGGTCCGTCTCAGCGACGGTGTCGTGGCCTTCGAGAACTACTGCCCACACTGGCGGGACATCCGCCTCGACAAGGGCAGCGGCGCGCCCCGCCGTGACGGCGAACTGGTGTGTGAGAAACACGGTGCCACCTTCGAGTGTGACACCGGCCACTGTACGTACGGTCCGTGTGAGGGGGCCGTCTTGGAGGAGATCGACGTGACGACGGCCGACGGGTCGGTCTACCTGGCGGACGACCGCTACGAGTTCGAGAAGCGGGGGTCGTCCGGCGACCACGATCTGTCCTCCCGCGGCCGGATCGGGTTCTCCGGGCAGTGA
- a CDS encoding aminotransferase class IV, with protein MQYHVDGRLVPAEEATVSVRDRGFMYGDAAFETLRVYGGDPFRWDAHRDRLQRTAETLGFGAAVPDDLRERVDETLAANDLQEAYVKLSVTRGVQPGKLTPDPEVEPTVVVICSELPTGGRDGDPVWDGPADLQTVRTRRIPSESLPADAKTHNYLNGILARLELQRAAPDGDAADEALVRDIDGTVVEGATSNLFFVADDALRTPSTDLDLLPGITRDVVVELAREEGFPVEEGAYTLDDVREADEAFLTNSTWELRPVGTVDGIDVGTGPMTKLLQRLYDERIEREHY; from the coding sequence ATGCAGTATCACGTAGACGGCCGGCTCGTCCCAGCCGAGGAGGCGACGGTATCGGTCCGCGACCGCGGGTTCATGTACGGCGACGCCGCCTTCGAGACGCTGCGGGTCTACGGCGGCGATCCCTTCCGGTGGGACGCCCACCGCGACCGCCTCCAGCGGACCGCCGAGACGCTGGGGTTCGGGGCGGCCGTTCCCGACGACCTCCGTGAGCGGGTCGACGAAACCCTGGCGGCCAACGACCTCCAGGAGGCGTACGTGAAGCTCTCGGTCACCCGCGGGGTCCAGCCCGGGAAGCTCACCCCCGACCCCGAGGTCGAGCCGACGGTCGTCGTCATCTGCTCGGAGCTCCCGACGGGTGGCCGCGACGGCGACCCGGTCTGGGACGGGCCGGCCGACCTCCAGACGGTCCGGACCCGCCGGATTCCCAGCGAATCGCTGCCCGCCGACGCGAAGACCCACAACTACCTCAACGGAATCCTCGCTCGCCTGGAACTCCAGCGTGCAGCGCCCGACGGCGACGCCGCCGACGAAGCGCTCGTCCGGGACATCGACGGGACCGTCGTCGAGGGCGCGACGAGTAACCTCTTTTTCGTAGCCGACGACGCGTTACGCACGCCCAGCACAGACCTGGACTTGCTCCCCGGGATCACGCGGGACGTCGTCGTCGAGTTGGCCCGCGAGGAGGGGTTCCCGGTCGAGGAGGGCGCGTACACGCTCGACGACGTTCGCGAGGCCGACGAGGCGTTCCTGACCAACTCGACGTGGGAACTCCGTCCGGTCGGGACCGTCGACGGGATCGACGTGGGGACCGGGCCGATGACGAAGCTCCTCCAACGCCTCTACGACGAGCGAATCGAGCGCGAACACTACTGA
- a CDS encoding DUF7314 family protein, whose product MADEFIKGFAILMTGGLGWMTVAGWYRTPSFEGAQLTGEVTLENPTVFDQAALMLGDVFFWFAILGALTFWVLIPAFDELREYLDERSA is encoded by the coding sequence ATGGCTGACGAATTCATCAAGGGCTTCGCTATCCTCATGACCGGCGGCCTCGGCTGGATGACCGTCGCGGGCTGGTACCGGACGCCGAGTTTCGAAGGGGCACAGCTCACCGGCGAGGTCACTCTGGAGAACCCGACCGTCTTCGACCAGGCGGCGCTCATGTTGGGCGACGTGTTCTTCTGGTTCGCGATCCTCGGGGCGCTCACTTTCTGGGTTCTCATCCCTGCCTTCGACGAACTCCGCGAGTATCTCGACGAACGATCGGCCTGA
- a CDS encoding FAD-dependent oxidoreductase, whose amino-acid sequence MDERSLPVTAVRSVGPDAIAIDIETPAEFDAQPGQFVKVTLPGEDESRFYTISSPDVEGTFEMTVGIDPDGEVAPRLAELAAGDDLLVAGPFGSDYYEGESRAVVIAGGPGVGPAVGIAERALADGNEAAVVYQDDDPIHVDRLDALREAGAVVHLLGDDEELTEAVADAVADGGQVFIYGFADFLDAATAALGAAGVDADDAKVENFG is encoded by the coding sequence ATGGACGAACGTTCACTGCCCGTCACAGCGGTTCGGTCGGTCGGGCCCGACGCCATCGCTATCGACATCGAGACGCCCGCCGAGTTCGACGCACAACCGGGCCAGTTCGTCAAGGTCACGCTCCCCGGTGAGGACGAGTCGCGCTTCTATACGATCTCCTCGCCGGACGTCGAGGGAACCTTCGAGATGACCGTCGGCATCGATCCCGACGGCGAGGTCGCCCCACGGCTCGCCGAGCTGGCTGCCGGTGACGACCTGTTGGTGGCCGGACCGTTCGGCTCGGACTACTACGAGGGTGAGTCCCGGGCGGTCGTCATCGCCGGTGGCCCCGGCGTCGGCCCGGCCGTCGGGATCGCCGAACGAGCACTGGCGGACGGCAACGAGGCCGCTGTCGTCTACCAGGACGACGACCCGATCCACGTCGATCGTCTCGACGCCCTGCGGGAGGCCGGTGCGGTGGTCCACCTGCTGGGAGACGACGAGGAACTGACCGAGGCCGTCGCCGACGCCGTCGCCGACGGCGGACAGGTGTTCATCTACGGCTTCGCCGACTTCCTCGACGCGGCGACGGCGGCACTCGGTGCGGCCGGTGTCGACGCCGACGACGCGAAAGTCGAGAACTTCGGCTGA
- a CDS encoding ATP-NAD kinase: MSTRSVGVVGDESVAELLRDDDWTVECRTDGSVPGTDFVLAVGQRAFASVARAVTDSVVLPIDAGRGVRSVPRDSVRKAVGSLADARTERHHTLSVVRGDERVGEAVWDVTLVTEDAARISEFGVETPTDTIDAFRADGTVVATTAGSSGYARRAGAPVLSPSPIVAVAPIAPFATNPDHWVVPIEELTLTVERDEATVTLLIDDTPTGTVDRGEPVTLSPAGTVRVAVVDESRPRFT, encoded by the coding sequence ATGAGCACCCGTTCCGTCGGCGTTGTCGGTGACGAGTCCGTCGCCGAACTGCTCAGAGACGACGATTGGACAGTCGAGTGTCGGACCGACGGGTCGGTCCCCGGGACCGATTTCGTCCTCGCTGTCGGCCAACGGGCGTTCGCGTCGGTCGCCCGGGCGGTCACCGACTCCGTGGTTCTCCCGATCGACGCCGGACGTGGTGTACGGAGTGTCCCGCGGGACTCGGTCCGGAAAGCGGTGGGTTCCCTGGCGGACGCCAGGACCGAGCGACACCACACGCTGTCTGTCGTTCGCGGCGACGAGCGCGTCGGCGAGGCCGTCTGGGACGTGACACTCGTCACCGAAGACGCGGCGCGTATCTCCGAGTTCGGCGTCGAGACCCCGACGGATACGATCGACGCGTTCCGTGCGGACGGAACCGTCGTCGCGACCACCGCCGGCTCGTCGGGATACGCGCGACGGGCCGGCGCCCCGGTCCTCTCCCCGTCGCCCATCGTCGCCGTCGCTCCGATCGCACCGTTTGCGACGAACCCCGACCACTGGGTCGTCCCGATCGAGGAACTGACGCTGACGGTCGAACGGGACGAAGCCACCGTCACGCTGTTGATCGACGACACGCCGACCGGAACTGTCGACAGAGGGGAACCCGTGACACTGTCACCAGCCGGGACCGTTCGGGTCGCCGTCGTCGACGAGAGCCGCCCGCGGTTCACCTGA
- a CDS encoding anthranilate synthase component II, whose product MTGGTAPTVLVVDNYDSFAYNLVQYVGEVVLRLGGTEDDVIVRRNDAVDVDDIRELDPDGIVVSPGPGTPQEAGVSMPIFADLSYPTLGVCLGHQALCAAAGAPVGHAESVVHGKSSAVTHDGEGVFEGVPDGVEVGRYHSLAVDRDELPAVLEETAYTDDEAGIVMGVRHRERPHVGVQFHPESILTDHGKTMIENFCLTCSIT is encoded by the coding sequence ATGACGGGCGGGACGGCGCCGACGGTCCTAGTCGTCGACAACTACGACTCCTTCGCGTACAACCTCGTTCAGTACGTCGGCGAGGTCGTCCTCCGCCTGGGCGGCACCGAAGACGACGTCATCGTGCGGCGCAACGACGCCGTCGACGTCGACGACATTCGTGAGTTGGACCCGGACGGTATCGTCGTCTCGCCCGGCCCGGGAACTCCCCAGGAAGCGGGCGTCTCGATGCCGATCTTCGCCGACCTCTCGTATCCGACGCTGGGGGTCTGTCTGGGCCATCAGGCGCTGTGTGCCGCGGCGGGAGCACCCGTCGGCCACGCCGAGTCGGTCGTCCACGGCAAGTCCTCGGCGGTCACCCACGACGGCGAGGGCGTCTTCGAGGGGGTCCCCGACGGTGTCGAGGTCGGCCGCTACCACTCGCTGGCGGTCGACCGCGACGAGTTGCCGGCCGTCCTCGAAGAGACCGCGTACACCGACGACGAGGCCGGCATCGTGATGGGTGTGCGCCACCGCGAGCGGCCACACGTCGGCGTCCAGTTCCACCCGGAGAGTATCCTGACAGACCACGGCAAGACCATGATCGAGAACTTCTGTCTCACATGCAGTATCACGTAG
- a CDS encoding DUF7315 family membrane protein, protein MTNDQSGDSGRRDVVVPVRVYKTVTVFSTLFAILSVVGGFILVDVATNRASAPVSEIDAPVAIAGIGLILAGTVVYAFSTRFRTEEMGKSKDDAAEPSDNG, encoded by the coding sequence ATGACGAACGACCAGTCCGGCGATAGCGGCCGACGGGACGTCGTCGTCCCGGTACGTGTCTACAAGACGGTCACGGTGTTCTCGACGCTGTTTGCGATCCTCTCGGTCGTCGGTGGGTTCATCCTCGTCGACGTCGCGACCAACAGGGCGTCGGCACCGGTCTCCGAGATCGACGCCCCGGTCGCCATCGCCGGGATCGGCCTCATCCTCGCCGGGACTGTCGTCTACGCGTTCTCGACGCGTTTTCGGACCGAGGAGATGGGAAAGTCTAAAGACGACGCTGCCGAACCATCTGATAATGGCTGA
- a CDS encoding 2-oxoacid:acceptor oxidoreductase subunit alpha has translation MPEDLNWAIGGEAGDGIDSTGKIFAQALSRAGRHVFTSKDFASRIRGGYTAYKVRTSVDRVESVVDRLDILIALTERTIHENEDELHEDSVIIYDGERSTMQDVEVPHGATALEVPLKRLAEDAGGAIMLNVVALGAACEVTSFPIENLDESLQKRFGDKGEAIVENNKQAARMGQEYVQEEYDQSFDYSMETTDADYVLLNGDEAIGMGAIAAGCRFYSGYPITPATDVMEYMTGRVDQYGGKVVQAEDELSAINMALGAARAGARAMTATSGPGIDLMTETFGLVATSETPLVICDVMRSGPSTGMPTKQEQGDLNMTLYGGHGEIPRFVVAPTTVSECFWKTVEAFNLAEKYQTPVFLVSDLAMAVTEQTFSPETFDMDEVEIDRGKVVDEDEIDAWLDEQGRFQAHFPAADGVSPRAFPGTADGAHMTTGLEHDELGRRTEDTDVRIEQVDKRQRKVETAREQENFDYREFGDPDADTLVLSWGSNEGAMREGLELLDEEGYDVRFVSVPYIFPRPDLTDEVAAAEKVIVVECNATGQFADIVEHDVLERVERINKYNGVRFKADELATEVKQTIDSDSGTQEVEAE, from the coding sequence ATGCCAGAGGACCTCAACTGGGCCATCGGCGGGGAAGCCGGCGATGGGATCGACTCTACCGGGAAGATCTTCGCGCAGGCGCTCTCCCGGGCCGGTCGACACGTCTTCACCTCAAAGGACTTCGCCTCCCGGATCCGCGGAGGCTACACCGCGTACAAAGTGCGGACCTCGGTCGACCGCGTAGAGAGCGTCGTCGACCGTCTCGACATCCTCATCGCGCTGACCGAGCGGACGATCCACGAGAACGAGGACGAGCTCCACGAGGACTCGGTCATCATCTACGACGGCGAACGCTCGACGATGCAAGACGTCGAGGTTCCCCACGGCGCCACTGCCCTTGAGGTCCCGCTCAAGCGGCTCGCCGAGGACGCCGGCGGTGCGATCATGCTCAACGTCGTCGCGCTGGGCGCGGCGTGTGAGGTGACGAGTTTCCCGATCGAGAACTTAGACGAGAGTCTCCAGAAACGCTTCGGCGACAAGGGCGAAGCGATCGTCGAGAACAACAAACAGGCCGCCCGGATGGGCCAGGAGTACGTCCAGGAGGAGTACGACCAGAGCTTCGACTACTCGATGGAGACCACCGACGCGGACTACGTCCTGCTCAACGGCGACGAGGCTATCGGGATGGGCGCGATCGCTGCCGGCTGTCGGTTCTACTCCGGCTATCCGATCACGCCCGCCACCGACGTCATGGAGTACATGACCGGCCGGGTCGATCAGTACGGCGGCAAGGTGGTCCAGGCGGAGGACGAACTCTCCGCGATCAACATGGCACTGGGCGCGGCCCGTGCCGGCGCTCGCGCGATGACCGCGACGTCCGGACCCGGTATCGACCTGATGACGGAGACGTTCGGGCTGGTCGCGACCAGCGAGACGCCGCTGGTCATCTGTGACGTGATGCGGTCCGGCCCCTCGACGGGGATGCCAACCAAGCAGGAACAGGGCGATCTGAACATGACGCTGTACGGCGGCCACGGCGAGATCCCCCGGTTCGTCGTCGCACCGACGACCGTCTCTGAGTGTTTCTGGAAGACCGTCGAGGCGTTCAACCTCGCCGAGAAGTACCAGACGCCGGTCTTCCTGGTCTCGGACCTGGCGATGGCCGTCACCGAACAGACGTTCTCCCCCGAGACGTTCGACATGGACGAGGTCGAGATCGACCGCGGGAAAGTCGTCGACGAGGACGAGATCGACGCTTGGCTCGACGAGCAGGGCCGCTTCCAGGCCCACTTCCCGGCCGCCGACGGCGTCTCGCCGCGCGCGTTCCCGGGGACGGCCGACGGCGCACACATGACCACCGGCCTCGAACACGACGAACTCGGGCGCCGGACCGAGGACACCGACGTGCGCATCGAACAGGTCGACAAGCGCCAGCGGAAAGTCGAGACCGCTCGCGAACAGGAGAACTTCGACTACCGCGAGTTCGGCGACCCCGACGCCGACACGCTGGTGCTCTCGTGGGGGTCGAACGAGGGGGCGATGCGTGAAGGGCTGGAACTGCTCGACGAGGAAGGGTACGACGTCCGGTTCGTCTCGGTGCCGTACATCTTCCCGCGGCCGGACCTGACCGACGAGGTCGCGGCCGCCGAGAAGGTCATCGTCGTCGAGTGTAACGCGACCGGGCAGTTCGCCGACATCGTCGAACACGACGTGTTAGAACGCGTCGAGCGAATCAACAAGTACAACGGCGTCCGGTTCAAAGCGGACGAACTCGCAACAGAGGTCAAGCAGACGATCGATTCAGACAGCGGTACACAGGAGGTTGAAGCAGAATGA
- a CDS encoding cryptochrome/photolyase family protein — MNVFWHQRDLRVPDNRGLALAANDGPVVPVYVVDTDVLKKVGKRQRAFFLQGVQALKRAYRERGSDLLVRSGDPPDVLSEVVTEYDADRVVYNEHYRPARRNRQRRVDGAVPAKSVTDLLLVDPERLAPRYGNHSRFYDDWQAEHKLPPAEAPTEAELADCSDGTTVPDLTADIELPTAGYEAARERYDQFLDDGIETYNDTRDDMTAAVERPVGAVSRLSPYLAAGMIGIREVWRDASDRKAAVTGSAQRNVQKYRYELSWREQNYHLLYYNPDLLSANYKSFPNEIAWEDDPDHLDAWKRGETGYPLVDAGMRQLNEEGYVHNRPRQNVASFLTKHLLTDWREGLRYFTKQLIDHDPATNAGNWQWIASTGTDSVDVRIFDPVAQMSKYDDAATYVTEYVPELRDVPAAKIVDWPTLSEGERERLAPEYPHPIVDRNAAYDRAQRVFEEALGKG; from the coding sequence ATGAACGTCTTCTGGCACCAGCGGGACCTCAGAGTCCCGGACAACCGCGGGCTCGCACTGGCCGCGAACGACGGGCCTGTCGTCCCCGTCTACGTCGTCGACACGGATGTCCTGAAGAAGGTCGGGAAGCGCCAGCGAGCGTTCTTCTTGCAGGGCGTACAGGCGTTGAAGCGGGCCTACCGGGAGCGGGGAAGCGACCTGCTCGTGCGATCAGGCGATCCCCCCGACGTTCTCTCTGAGGTTGTTACGGAGTACGACGCCGACCGGGTGGTCTACAACGAACACTACCGCCCGGCCCGACGGAACCGACAGCGCCGCGTCGACGGGGCGGTGCCCGCTAAGTCCGTGACCGACCTCCTGTTGGTCGACCCCGAACGGCTGGCCCCCCGCTACGGGAACCACAGCCGGTTCTACGACGACTGGCAGGCCGAGCACAAACTGCCTCCGGCCGAGGCCCCGACGGAGGCCGAACTCGCCGACTGCTCCGACGGGACGACTGTCCCCGACCTCACAGCGGACATCGAGTTGCCGACCGCGGGGTACGAGGCCGCACGCGAACGGTACGACCAGTTCCTCGACGACGGCATCGAGACGTACAACGACACCCGCGACGACATGACGGCCGCCGTCGAGCGCCCGGTCGGTGCCGTCTCGCGACTGTCGCCGTACCTCGCGGCGGGGATGATCGGGATTCGGGAGGTCTGGCGTGACGCCAGCGACCGAAAGGCCGCGGTCACCGGCAGCGCACAGCGCAACGTCCAGAAGTACCGGTACGAACTCTCCTGGCGCGAGCAGAACTACCACCTGCTGTACTACAACCCCGACCTGCTGTCGGCGAACTACAAGTCCTTCCCCAACGAGATCGCCTGGGAGGACGACCCCGACCACCTCGACGCCTGGAAGCGCGGCGAGACGGGCTATCCGCTGGTCGACGCCGGGATGCGACAGCTAAACGAGGAGGGGTACGTCCATAACCGGCCCCGGCAGAACGTCGCCTCGTTCCTGACGAAACACCTCCTGACCGACTGGCGAGAGGGGCTTCGGTACTTCACGAAGCAACTGATCGACCACGATCCGGCGACCAACGCCGGCAACTGGCAGTGGATCGCCTCGACGGGCACCGACTCCGTCGACGTCCGCATCTTCGATCCGGTCGCACAGATGAGCAAGTACGACGACGCGGCGACCTACGTCACCGAGTACGTCCCCGAGTTGCGGGACGTGCCGGCGGCGAAGATCGTCGACTGGCCGACCCTCTCCGAGGGTGAGCGCGAGCGGCTGGCACCGGAGTACCCGCACCCGATCGTCGACCGAAACGCAGCCTACGACCGCGCACAGCGGGTGTTCGAGGAAGCGCTCGGGAAGGGATAG